A stretch of Pseudoprevotella muciniphila DNA encodes these proteins:
- the galK gene encoding galactokinase: protein MKLTIEDVRSRFIKHFDGQTGSVYTAPGRINLIGEHTDYNNGYVFPGAVEQGMIAEIKPNGTRNVDAYSIDLKDRVQFSLDDEKGPNATWARYIYGVCREMMALGVPVEGFNTAFAGDVPLGAGMSSSAALESTYAFAINDLFGENKIERMELALVGQRTEHKYIGVNCGIMDQAISCLGKAGHLMRMDCRSGEIEYFPWHPKGYQLVLVNSCVKHELKGSPYNERRLQCEHVAEVIAKKHPEVESLRDATMEMLDEVKNEITGAEYKRARYVIGEVVRVLAVCEALEIDDYEKVGQMMYDTHYGLSKEYEVSCEELDFLNDVAKECGVTGSRIMGGGFGGCTINLVADELAPNFKKVVVEKFEEKYGKKPIVIDVVIGDGARKLC from the coding sequence ATGAAATTAACAATCGAAGACGTTCGCAGTCGTTTTATCAAGCATTTCGACGGTCAGACTGGCTCTGTTTATACCGCTCCCGGTAGAATTAACCTCATTGGTGAGCACACTGACTATAACAACGGTTATGTATTCCCTGGCGCCGTAGAACAAGGAATGATTGCCGAGATTAAACCTAATGGCACTCGCAACGTTGATGCCTACAGCATTGACCTCAAGGATCGTGTTCAGTTCTCACTCGATGACGAGAAAGGGCCTAATGCCACTTGGGCACGCTATATCTATGGTGTTTGCCGCGAAATGATGGCTCTTGGTGTTCCCGTAGAAGGTTTCAACACAGCCTTTGCCGGTGACGTACCTCTCGGAGCAGGTATGAGTAGTTCTGCAGCCCTTGAAAGCACTTACGCTTTTGCTATCAATGATCTCTTCGGCGAGAACAAGATTGAGCGCATGGAACTGGCGCTTGTAGGTCAGCGCACAGAACACAAGTACATCGGTGTAAACTGTGGTATTATGGACCAGGCGATTTCTTGCCTCGGTAAGGCCGGTCATCTTATGCGTATGGACTGCCGCAGCGGTGAGATAGAGTATTTCCCCTGGCATCCAAAAGGCTACCAACTCGTACTCGTAAATAGTTGCGTGAAGCACGAACTCAAGGGTTCTCCTTATAATGAGCGCCGCCTGCAATGCGAACACGTTGCAGAGGTGATTGCCAAAAAACATCCTGAAGTTGAGAGTCTTCGCGATGCAACGATGGAGATGCTTGACGAAGTGAAAAACGAAATCACAGGTGCAGAATACAAGCGCGCACGCTACGTCATCGGTGAGGTAGTTCGCGTTCTTGCAGTCTGCGAAGCCCTCGAAATCGATGACTACGAGAAGGTAGGTCAGATGATGTACGACACCCACTATGGTCTCAGCAAGGAATACGAGGTTAGTTGCGAAGAACTCGACTTCCTTAACGATGTGGCTAAGGAGTGCGGTGTAACAGGTTCACGCATCATGGGCGGCGGCTTTGGTGGTTGCACCATCAACCTCGTTGCTGACGAACTGGCTCCTAACTTCAAGAAGGTTGTAGTAGAAAAATTCGAAGAGAAGTACGGCAAGAAGCCTATCGTCATTGACGTTGTCATTGGTGATGGTGCCCGCAAACTCTGCTAA
- the atpE gene encoding ATP synthase F0 subunit C, which translates to MLLSLLQAAAGVGLAKLGAGLGAGIAAIGAGLGIGKIGASAMEAIARQPESTGDIRSNMIVIAALIEGVAFFAVIVCLLILFL; encoded by the coding sequence ATGTTACTATCTCTTTTACAAGCTGCTGCAGGTGTAGGTCTTGCAAAATTAGGTGCCGGTCTCGGCGCAGGTATCGCTGCTATTGGTGCCGGTCTTGGCATTGGCAAAATTGGCGCATCAGCCATGGAAGCAATTGCTCGTCAGCCCGAATCAACAGGCGACATCCGTTCAAACATGATCGTGATTGCAGCCCTTATTGAAGGTGTTGCCTTCTTCGCTGTGATTGTCTGCTTGCTTATTCTCTTCTTATAA
- a CDS encoding MFS transporter, whose protein sequence is MAQKTKQWGAIIVMIALFAMIAFVTNLCTPMATIIKNQGEISNVLAQIGNYGNFVAYLVMGIPAGMLIAKFGYKKTALIGLVVGIIGILIQWCSGLIDAGDGSNIGVVFGVYLLGAFISGLTMCILNCVVNPMLNLLGGGGNKGNQLIQIGGVFNSTAAVCCYILMGALIADATKAKISDATPALLIALAIFVVAFVVILFTRIEEPEQAPVKMELVKGAMSYRHFALGALAIFLYMGIEVGVPNFVQQYLNAPETFARLHIPAATVGMIVAVYWFMMLIGRFAGAAIGNKVSSRAMVTTVSIATLCLVLFGMFAPDTVLVPFPGVDWGQLKIVWSDIPLGIFAFLLVGLCTSVMWGAIFNMAVEGLGKYTAIASGIFMTMVFGCAVMMFIQATVADAVGYIQSYWVVVACAAYILFYALIGSRVTKREEEKE, encoded by the coding sequence ATGGCACAAAAAACAAAACAGTGGGGAGCGATAATCGTAATGATTGCACTCTTTGCTATGATTGCGTTCGTAACGAACCTTTGTACGCCGATGGCGACTATCATCAAGAACCAGGGTGAGATTTCTAATGTTCTGGCTCAGATTGGTAACTATGGAAACTTTGTAGCATATTTGGTTATGGGTATTCCTGCAGGTATGCTCATCGCTAAATTTGGCTACAAAAAGACTGCTCTTATCGGTCTCGTAGTGGGCATTATCGGTATCCTTATTCAATGGTGCAGTGGTCTCATTGATGCAGGTGACGGTTCTAATATTGGCGTTGTATTTGGCGTTTACTTGCTTGGTGCATTTATCAGCGGTTTGACAATGTGTATTCTGAACTGCGTTGTAAACCCAATGCTGAACCTTCTCGGTGGCGGTGGCAACAAGGGTAACCAACTGATTCAGATTGGCGGTGTGTTCAACAGTACCGCTGCAGTTTGCTGCTACATCCTTATGGGTGCTCTGATTGCAGATGCCACAAAGGCCAAGATTTCGGATGCCACTCCTGCGTTGCTGATTGCACTCGCAATCTTCGTTGTTGCATTTGTAGTTATCCTTTTCACGAGGATTGAAGAACCTGAACAAGCCCCTGTCAAGATGGAACTTGTAAAAGGCGCTATGAGTTATCGTCATTTTGCTCTCGGCGCACTTGCAATTTTCCTTTACATGGGAATTGAAGTAGGTGTTCCCAACTTTGTTCAGCAATATCTTAATGCACCTGAGACATTTGCCCGTCTGCACATTCCAGCAGCAACCGTTGGTATGATTGTTGCCGTATATTGGTTCATGATGCTTATCGGTCGTTTTGCCGGTGCTGCTATCGGTAACAAAGTCAGCAGCCGTGCCATGGTTACCACAGTAAGCATTGCTACACTCTGCTTGGTACTTTTCGGTATGTTTGCCCCTGATACGGTCCTCGTTCCATTCCCAGGTGTTGATTGGGGACAACTGAAGATAGTTTGGTCCGACATTCCTCTCGGCATTTTTGCATTCTTGCTCGTTGGTCTTTGCACCAGCGTAATGTGGGGTGCTATCTTTAATATGGCAGTGGAAGGACTTGGTAAATACACAGCCATCGCTTCTGGTATCTTTATGACAATGGTATTTGGCTGTGCAGTGATGATGTTCATCCAGGCTACCGTTGCTGATGCTGTTGGCTACATCCAGAGTTATTGGGTAGTTGTTGCATGCGCTGCATACATTTTGTTCTACGCTCTCATTGGCAGCCGCGTAACAAAACGTGAAGAAGAAAAAGAATAA
- a CDS encoding F0F1 ATP synthase subunit delta — protein sequence MDLGTTSSRYAKAFLTFATENKEEVQVYKEMQTAAEAFIQLPQLQTLLKNPAVSDTQKVELLENACTSSGKLSKSSGRFVRLITQNKRADMMMFFANSYINMYQKGKNFIKGKLTVASPVSQALQEKMQEVVEKLSQSKVEFEVSVDPSIGGGFILEYDTYRMDASVRGQFNKLHRELGR from the coding sequence ATGGATTTAGGAACAACTTCTTCACGATATGCAAAGGCTTTTCTTACGTTTGCAACGGAAAACAAGGAGGAAGTGCAGGTGTACAAGGAGATGCAGACTGCTGCTGAGGCGTTCATACAACTCCCGCAGTTACAGACACTGCTGAAAAACCCTGCCGTTTCTGATACTCAAAAAGTTGAGTTGCTTGAGAATGCATGTACTTCTTCTGGTAAACTTTCCAAGAGTTCCGGTCGTTTTGTCAGGTTAATTACTCAAAACAAACGTGCCGATATGATGATGTTCTTTGCTAATTCATACATCAATATGTATCAGAAAGGCAAAAACTTCATCAAAGGTAAACTTACTGTTGCCTCTCCAGTCAGTCAAGCGCTGCAAGAGAAAATGCAAGAAGTCGTGGAGAAACTGTCGCAAAGCAAAGTTGAATTTGAAGTCAGTGTAGATCCATCTATCGGAGGCGGGTTCATCCTTGAATATGACACGTATCGAATGGATGCCAGCGTGCGCGGTCAGTTCAACAAATTGCACAGAGAGTTAGGCAGATAG
- the atpB gene encoding F0F1 ATP synthase subunit A, with translation MIHKRLIRTLFMLACVFFLTIPVNAEEKEESSVDVKEIVLGHMSDAYEWHITTWGGHHISIPLPVIVKSHEGGWHVFSSSRFHESENHHYMGFYVDSKRQGKIYEEGYDDRPWDFSITKDVVQIWINVLILLLIFIPCARWYKRHRIEDGAPKGMVGMMEVLVMSINDDVIKASIGEKHYRKYSPYLLTVFFFLLVTNLMGLIPIFPGGANVTGNITITFILALLTFLITNIFGNREYWKEIFWPDVPVWMKCPVPLMPVIELFGIFTKPFALMVRLFANMLGGHAVILSLTAVIFITFEINAIVGTSLSLVSVLMMIFMNALELLVAFIQAYVFTMLSAVFIGMAHPEHEH, from the coding sequence ATGATTCATAAAAGACTCATAAGGACATTATTTATGCTGGCGTGTGTTTTCTTTCTGACCATACCCGTCAATGCGGAAGAGAAGGAAGAAAGTAGCGTAGACGTAAAGGAGATTGTTCTCGGTCACATGAGCGATGCTTATGAATGGCATATCACCACCTGGGGTGGACATCACATAAGCATACCTTTACCAGTCATCGTGAAGAGCCATGAAGGAGGCTGGCACGTCTTCAGTTCTTCCCGTTTCCACGAGAGTGAAAATCATCATTATATGGGCTTCTATGTTGACTCCAAGAGGCAGGGAAAAATATATGAAGAGGGTTATGATGACCGTCCTTGGGATTTTTCCATCACAAAAGACGTTGTACAGATCTGGATCAATGTACTCATACTCCTTCTGATATTCATTCCATGCGCCCGCTGGTATAAAAGACACCGCATCGAAGATGGTGCTCCAAAGGGCATGGTCGGCATGATGGAAGTTTTGGTTATGTCAATCAATGATGACGTAATTAAGGCAAGTATCGGTGAAAAGCATTACAGGAAATATTCACCTTATCTGCTCACAGTATTTTTCTTTTTGCTAGTCACCAATCTAATGGGTCTTATCCCGATTTTTCCTGGTGGCGCAAACGTTACAGGCAATATCACCATCACATTCATCCTTGCTCTGCTGACATTCCTGATTACAAATATCTTTGGTAATCGTGAATATTGGAAAGAAATCTTTTGGCCAGACGTACCAGTATGGATGAAATGTCCTGTACCACTGATGCCAGTGATTGAGTTATTCGGTATTTTTACCAAGCCCTTTGCGTTGATGGTCCGTTTGTTTGCGAACATGCTTGGCGGCCATGCTGTAATTCTCTCACTGACTGCTGTCATCTTCATTACATTTGAGATTAATGCCATCGTTGGCACCTCTCTCTCTCTGGTCAGTGTGCTCATGATGATATTCATGAATGCTCTCGAACTTCTTGTTGCCTTCATTCAGGCATACGTCTTTACGATGTTGAGTGCCGTATTCATTGGCATGGCTCATCCAGAGCATGAACATTAA
- the atpA gene encoding F0F1 ATP synthase subunit alpha, with protein MPNTIKPSEVSQVLLQQLKDVETQLKFEEVGVVLTIGDGVARVYGLTNVTENELVEFENGTMGVAMNLEQDNVGVVLFGSSEGIKEGQSVKRTGNVASIQVSEEMLGRVINPIGEPLDGGPAIGGEKFLMPLDRKAPGVIYRQPVDTGLQTGLKAVDSMIPIGRGQRELIIGDRQTGKTAIAIDTIINQKENYENGDPVYCIYVAIGQKASTVANIVNSLKEHGAMPYTIVIAATAASPAALQYYAPFAGAAIGEYFRDRGLNALVVYDDLSKQAVAYREVSLILRRPSGREAYPGDIFYLHSRLLERAARINNQTEVAEKMNDLPECMKGKVKGGGSLTALPIIETQAGDVSAYIPTNVISITDGQIYLDTNLFNSGTRPAIDVGISVSRVGGAAQIKSMKKVAGSLKIDQAQYRELESFSKFASDMDPVTAMTIDRGRKNNELLIQPQYSPMAVEEQVAILYCGTHGLMKDVPLDKVRDFQTNFLQIMRSNNASALEEIKSGKLSDEVCATIEKVAADLAEQYK; from the coding sequence ATGCCAAATACAATCAAACCAAGTGAAGTGTCCCAAGTTCTCTTGCAACAACTGAAGGACGTTGAGACCCAACTTAAGTTTGAGGAAGTTGGTGTCGTACTTACCATTGGTGACGGTGTGGCTCGCGTATATGGCCTGACCAACGTTACCGAGAATGAACTGGTAGAGTTCGAGAACGGCACAATGGGCGTTGCGATGAACCTTGAGCAAGACAACGTTGGTGTTGTATTGTTCGGTTCTTCGGAAGGCATTAAGGAAGGTCAAAGTGTGAAACGTACGGGTAATGTCGCATCCATTCAGGTTAGCGAAGAGATGCTCGGACGTGTCATCAATCCTATTGGTGAGCCGTTAGATGGCGGCCCTGCCATAGGTGGAGAGAAATTCCTGATGCCTCTTGACCGAAAAGCGCCAGGTGTGATATATCGTCAGCCTGTGGACACCGGTTTGCAAACGGGTCTTAAAGCAGTTGACTCGATGATTCCAATTGGTCGTGGACAGCGCGAATTGATTATTGGCGACCGTCAGACAGGTAAGACAGCGATAGCCATCGACACCATCATCAATCAAAAAGAAAACTATGAAAACGGCGACCCTGTGTATTGCATATATGTAGCAATAGGCCAGAAGGCTTCAACAGTAGCCAACATAGTCAATTCACTCAAAGAGCATGGTGCGATGCCCTATACTATAGTTATTGCAGCAACGGCAGCATCCCCCGCTGCACTGCAATACTACGCACCTTTCGCAGGTGCTGCCATAGGTGAATATTTCAGGGACAGAGGACTTAATGCTCTCGTGGTTTATGACGACCTGTCAAAACAGGCTGTAGCCTATCGTGAGGTTTCCCTCATCCTTCGTCGTCCCTCTGGACGTGAAGCATACCCAGGCGATATTTTCTATCTTCACTCACGCCTTCTTGAGCGTGCTGCACGTATCAATAACCAGACAGAAGTTGCCGAGAAGATGAACGACCTGCCCGAATGCATGAAAGGCAAGGTTAAGGGTGGCGGCTCACTAACAGCACTGCCTATTATCGAAACACAGGCTGGCGACGTGTCTGCTTACATCCCCACGAACGTGATTTCAATTACAGATGGTCAGATATATCTTGACACGAACCTCTTCAACAGCGGTACGCGTCCTGCTATCGACGTAGGTATTTCAGTATCACGTGTGGGAGGTGCTGCTCAGATCAAGAGTATGAAGAAAGTGGCTGGTTCATTGAAGATAGATCAGGCACAGTATCGCGAATTGGAGTCGTTCTCAAAATTTGCAAGCGACATGGACCCTGTAACAGCAATGACCATTGACCGTGGACGCAAGAACAACGAACTGCTTATTCAACCTCAATACAGTCCGATGGCAGTGGAAGAGCAAGTAGCCATTCTTTATTGCGGTACTCATGGCCTGATGAAGGACGTTCCACTCGATAAAGTCCGCGATTTCCAGACAAACTTCCTGCAAATCATGCGTAGTAATAATGCCTCCGCACTGGAAGAAATCAAATCAGGAAAGTTGTCAGATGAGGTTTGCGCAACTATTGAGAAAGTTGCTGCTGATCTGGCAGAACAATATAAGTAA
- a CDS encoding class II fructose-bisphosphate aldolase, translating to MVNYKDLGLVNTREMFKRAINGGYAIPAFNFNNMEQLQAIIKASSDKKSPVILQVSKGARAYANETLLRYLAQGAVEYAKELGCEHPEICLHLDHGDSFEICKSCVDSGFSSVMIDGSSLPYEENVALTKKVVEYAHQFDVTVEGELGVLAGVEDEVVAEESHYTQPEEVIDFVTRTGCDSLAISIGTSHGAYKFKPEQCTRDPKTGKLVPPPLAFDVLDAIMEKLPGFPIVLHGSSSVPQEYVDIINANGGKLPDAVGIPEEQLRKASKSAVCKINIDSDSRLAFTAAVRKVFNDKPGEFDPRKYCGPARDLMYDLYCHKITEVLGSDNKLAE from the coding sequence ATGGTAAATTATAAAGATTTAGGCCTTGTGAACACCCGCGAGATGTTCAAACGTGCCATCAATGGCGGCTATGCTATTCCCGCCTTCAACTTTAACAACATGGAGCAGCTCCAGGCAATTATCAAAGCATCGAGCGACAAAAAGTCTCCTGTAATCCTACAAGTATCGAAGGGTGCGCGTGCATACGCTAACGAGACTCTCCTGCGCTACCTCGCACAGGGCGCTGTAGAGTATGCAAAAGAACTCGGCTGTGAGCATCCCGAAATCTGTCTGCACCTCGACCATGGCGACAGTTTCGAGATTTGCAAGAGTTGCGTTGACAGCGGTTTCTCAAGCGTTATGATCGACGGCTCCTCACTTCCTTATGAAGAGAACGTTGCACTTACAAAGAAGGTAGTTGAATATGCTCACCAATTCGATGTTACAGTAGAAGGTGAACTCGGTGTACTTGCAGGTGTTGAAGACGAGGTTGTTGCAGAAGAATCTCACTACACACAGCCAGAAGAGGTGATCGACTTCGTTACACGAACTGGTTGCGATAGCCTCGCAATCTCCATCGGTACAAGTCATGGCGCTTACAAATTCAAGCCAGAACAGTGCACGCGCGACCCGAAGACTGGTAAACTCGTTCCTCCTCCTTTGGCATTCGACGTGCTCGATGCTATTATGGAGAAACTTCCAGGTTTCCCAATCGTACTCCACGGATCAAGTTCTGTACCACAGGAATATGTGGACATCATCAATGCCAATGGCGGTAAATTGCCCGATGCAGTAGGTATTCCAGAAGAACAACTCCGTAAGGCATCAAAGAGCGCTGTATGCAAGATTAACATCGACTCCGACAGTCGTCTCGCATTCACAGCCGCTGTGCGCAAGGTCTTCAATGACAAACCGGGCGAATTCGACCCACGCAAATATTGCGGACCAGCACGCGACCTGATGTATGACCTCTATTGTCATAAAATTACTGAAGTACTCGGTTCAGACAACAAACTCGCAGAATAA
- a CDS encoding F0F1 ATP synthase subunit gamma, whose protein sequence is MASLKEVKNRIASVNNTRKITSAMKMVASSKLHRAQQSIENMRPYESRLDNIMSTFVGSLEGEISSAYAEKREVKKVAIVLLTSNSSLCGGFNANAIKALKKKIESYKQKGVEVVKIIPLGKKGLDATKKIWDNGLPDYSKLMDHPSYSSTMNISAELMNMYCDGEIDKVDLIYHHFKSSASQILTEETFLPIELKNNGAGATPNYIVEPSVEAIVEELIPKVLHLKLYTALLDSLASEHAARVIAMQIATDNADELLQELTLTYNKTRQQAITTELLDIVGGQMR, encoded by the coding sequence ATGGCCTCCTTAAAGGAAGTAAAAAACAGAATAGCCTCTGTAAACAACACACGCAAGATTACAAGTGCGATGAAAATGGTAGCATCATCAAAACTTCATCGTGCTCAGCAATCTATCGAAAATATGCGTCCTTACGAAAGTCGTTTGGACAATATCATGTCGACCTTTGTGGGCAGTTTGGAAGGAGAAATTTCCTCTGCATACGCCGAGAAGCGTGAGGTGAAGAAGGTGGCTATTGTTTTGTTGACTTCAAACTCCAGTCTGTGTGGTGGTTTTAATGCTAATGCCATCAAAGCACTCAAGAAAAAAATTGAATCGTACAAGCAGAAAGGTGTTGAAGTTGTAAAGATTATTCCACTCGGAAAGAAAGGATTGGATGCCACAAAAAAGATTTGGGATAACGGTCTGCCTGATTATTCCAAACTGATGGACCATCCTTCATACAGTTCTACTATGAACATATCGGCAGAATTGATGAACATGTATTGTGATGGCGAGATTGACAAAGTGGATCTTATCTATCATCATTTCAAAAGTTCTGCAAGCCAAATCCTTACAGAAGAGACATTCTTGCCCATTGAATTAAAAAATAATGGTGCTGGTGCGACTCCCAACTACATTGTAGAACCTTCTGTTGAGGCTATCGTGGAAGAACTCATACCTAAAGTGCTTCACCTAAAATTATATACGGCACTATTAGACAGTCTGGCAAGCGAGCATGCTGCTCGCGTCATCGCTATGCAAATAGCGACAGACAATGCCGATGAGTTGCTTCAAGAGTTAACGTTGACATACAACAAGACGCGTCAACAAGCAATTACCACAGAACTCCTTGATATTGTGGGAGGTCAAATGCGTTAA
- a CDS encoding aldose epimerase family protein — MENETKSVSGLCKKDFQKVINGKQTDLFFLNNENGVEIAITNYGGSVVAIMVPDKNGNMANVIQGHDNIEDCISSPEPFLSTLVGRYGNRIARGKFTLNGKERNLAINNGPNHLHGGPTGFHARVWDAEQVNPNCVVMRYISAYYEEGFPGELHMNVMFRLTDDNEFVIDYRGTTNKKTVVNMTHHGFFSLAGIANPTPVCDDILCEINADFFVPIDDTSIPTGEIRSVKGTPFDFTTPHPVGERIDDPNDEQIKNGAGYDHCFVLNKKEPGELSFAARITEPVSGRVMEVYTTEPGVQFYSDNWADGYKGQHGATFPRRSALCFEAQHFPDSPNHPWFPSTVLRPGEVYTQKTIYKFTTTE; from the coding sequence ATGGAAAACGAAACTAAATCCGTCAGCGGATTGTGTAAAAAAGACTTTCAGAAAGTCATCAATGGAAAACAAACTGATTTATTTTTCCTAAACAACGAAAATGGTGTAGAGATTGCCATAACTAATTATGGTGGTAGCGTTGTAGCCATCATGGTGCCTGATAAAAACGGCAATATGGCAAACGTTATCCAAGGGCATGACAATATTGAAGATTGCATTTCCTCTCCCGAACCATTCCTCAGTACATTGGTAGGACGTTATGGTAACCGCATTGCGCGAGGTAAATTCACCTTGAATGGCAAAGAGAGAAATCTTGCCATCAACAACGGTCCGAACCATCTACATGGTGGTCCAACCGGGTTCCATGCTCGTGTATGGGATGCAGAGCAAGTAAATCCCAATTGTGTGGTAATGCGATACATTTCAGCATACTATGAAGAAGGTTTCCCCGGAGAACTACACATGAATGTGATGTTCCGCCTTACAGACGACAATGAATTCGTAATAGACTATCGCGGTACAACCAACAAGAAGACAGTTGTCAACATGACACATCATGGTTTCTTCTCCTTGGCAGGCATAGCCAATCCTACTCCCGTTTGCGATGACATTCTTTGCGAAATCAATGCAGATTTCTTTGTACCTATCGATGACACCTCGATACCTACTGGCGAAATCCGCAGTGTGAAAGGCACGCCATTCGACTTCACTACCCCCCACCCTGTTGGAGAGCGAATTGACGACCCGAACGATGAACAAATCAAAAACGGCGCAGGCTATGACCACTGCTTTGTGCTCAACAAGAAAGAGCCCGGAGAATTGTCATTCGCGGCTCGTATAACAGAACCTGTCAGTGGTCGCGTGATGGAAGTATACACCACCGAGCCAGGCGTTCAGTTCTATAGCGACAACTGGGCTGATGGCTACAAAGGTCAGCATGGTGCTACATTCCCCCGTCGTTCTGCACTCTGTTTCGAGGCGCAACACTTCCCCGACAGTCCCAACCATCCTTGGTTCCCGAGCACAGTACTCCGCCCAGGTGAGGTTTACACGCAAAAGACTATTTACAAGTTTACTACAACTGAATAA
- the atpF gene encoding F0F1 ATP synthase subunit B → MQNMPSILTPDFGLLFWMLLAFLVVFFLLKKYAFGAITGAVEERKNFIDESIKNAREANEKLANIKAESEKILMEARAKQADIIKEAMATRDNIIKASQVKAQTEGAKILEEAKAQIQVEKENALRDIRSQVADLSLQVAEKVVRRQIETDKEQELYIERLLDEVAKA, encoded by the coding sequence ATGCAAAACATGCCATCCATACTTACTCCGGATTTCGGTCTGCTCTTTTGGATGCTACTTGCTTTTTTGGTAGTTTTCTTTCTGCTCAAGAAGTATGCGTTCGGTGCCATAACAGGTGCAGTGGAAGAACGTAAGAACTTCATTGACGAAAGTATCAAAAATGCCAGAGAGGCCAACGAGAAGTTGGCTAACATAAAGGCGGAAAGCGAGAAGATCCTGATGGAAGCACGTGCCAAACAGGCTGACATCATAAAGGAGGCGATGGCAACACGTGACAATATCATTAAGGCTTCGCAAGTAAAGGCACAGACAGAAGGCGCAAAGATACTTGAAGAAGCCAAAGCGCAAATTCAAGTAGAAAAGGAAAATGCTCTGCGTGATATTCGTTCACAAGTTGCTGACCTTTCCCTGCAAGTGGCAGAAAAAGTGGTACGCCGCCAAATCGAAACGGACAAGGAGCAAGAACTATATATCGAACGCTTGCTCGACGAAGTGGCAAAAGCCTAA